The following coding sequences are from one Rattus norvegicus strain BN/NHsdMcwi chromosome 11, GRCr8, whole genome shotgun sequence window:
- the Dnm1l gene encoding dynamin-1-like protein isoform X4 codes for MEALIPVINKLQDVFNTVGADIIQLPQIVVVGTQSSGKSSVLESLVGRDLLPRGTGVVTRRPLILQLVHVSPEDKRKTTGEENGKFQSWRVEAEEWGKFLHTKNKLYTDFDEIRQEIENETERISGNNKGVSPEPIHLKVFSPNVVNLTLVDLPGMTKVPVGDQPKDIELQIRELILRFISNPNSIILAVTAANTDMATSEALKISREVDPDGRRTLAVITKLDLMDAGTDAMDVLMGRVIPVKLGIIGVVNRSQLDINNKKSVTDSIRDEYAFLQKKYPSLANRNGTKYLARTLNRLLMHHIRDCLPELKTRINVLAAQYQSLLNSYGEPVDDKSATLLQLITKFATEYCNTIEGTAKYIETSELCGGARICYIFHETFGRTLESVDPLGGLNTIDILTAIRNATGPRPALFVPEVSFELLVKRQIKRLEEPSLRCVELVHEEMQRIIQHCSNYSTQELLRFPKLHDAIVEVVTCLLRKRLPVTNEMVHNLVAIELAYINTKHPDFADACGLMNNNIEEQRRNRLARELPSAVSRDKSSKVPSALAPASQEPSPAASAEADGKLIQDNRRETKNVASAGGGIGDGGRIGDGGQEPTTGNWRGMLKTSKAEELLAEEKSKPIPIMPASPQKGHAVNLLDVPVPVARKLSAREQRDCEVIERLIKSYFLIVRKNIQDSVPKAVMHFLVNHVKDTLQSELVGQLYKSSLLDDLLTESEDMAQRRKEAADMLKALQGASQIIAEIRETHLW; via the exons AGCAGTGGAAAGAGCTCAGTGCTGGAAAGCCTAGTGGGGAGGGACCTTCTTCCCAGAGGGACTGGTGTGGTCACCCGGAGACCTCTTATTCTGCAGCTGGTCCACGTTTCAccagaagataaaagaaaaacaacaggagaagaaaatggtAAATTTCAGAGCTGGa gagtTGAAGCAGAAGAATGGGGTAAATTTCTTCACACCAAAAACAAG cTTTACACAGATTTTGATGAAATTCGAcaagaaattgaaaatgaaactgaaagaatttcaggaaataaTAAG GGAGTAAGCCCTGAGCCAATCCATCTCAAGGTTTTCTCGCCCAACGTTGTCAACCTGACGCTTGTGGATTTACCAGGAATGACCAAA GTACCTGTAGGTGATCAGCCCAAGGATATTGAGCTTCAAATCAGAGAACTTATTCTTCGGTTCATCAGTAATCCCAATTCCATTATCCTTGCTGTCACTGCTGCAAATACAGATATGGCAACGTCAGAGGCACTTAAGATTTCCAGAGAGGTAGATCCAGATG GGCGCAGAACTCTAGCTGTAATCACCAAGCTTGATCTCATGGATGCGGGTACTGATGCCATGGATGTATTGATGGGAAGGGTTATTCCAGTCAAGCTTGGAATAATTGGAGTAGTTAACAG GAGCCAACTGGACATTAACAATAAGAAGAGTGTAACTGATTCAATCCGTGATGAGTATGCTTTTCTTCAAAAGAAGTACCCATCTCTGGCCAACAGAAATGGAACAAAGTATCTTGCTAGGACTCTGAATAG GTTACTTATGCATCATATCAGAGACTGTTTACCAGAGCTGAAAACAAGAATAAATGTCTTAGCTGCTCAGTATCAGTCTCTTCTAAATAGCTATGGTGAGCCCGTGGATGATAAAAGTGCTACTTTACTCCAGCTCATTACCAAGTTTGCCACAGAGTATTGTAACACTATTGAAGGAACGGCAAAGTACATTGAAACTTCTGAGCT ATGTGGTGGTGCTAGGATTTGTTATATTTTCCATGAGACTTTTGGGCGAACCTTAGAATCTGTTGATCCACTAGGTGGCCTTAACACTATTGACATCTTGACCGCCATTAGAAATGCTACT GGCCCCCGTCCAGCTTTATTTGTGCCTGAAGTTTCATTTGAGTTACTGGTCAAACGTCAGATTAAGCGTCTAGAGGAGCCCAGCCTCCGCTGTGTGGAGCTGGTCCACGAGGAAATGCAGAGGATCATTCAGCACTGTAGCAACTACAGCACACAG GAACTGTTACGGTTCCCTAAACTCCATGATGCCATAGTTGAAGTAGTGACTTGTCTTCTTCGTAAAAGGTTGCCCGTGACAAATGAAATG gTACATAACTTAGTGGCAATTGAGCTAGCATATATCAACACAAAACACCCCGACTTTGCTGATGCCTGTGGGCTAATGAACAATAACATAGAG gaacaaagaagaaacagactAGCAAGAGAACTACCTTCCGCTGTATCGCGAGacaag TCTTCTAAAGTTCCAAGTGCTTTGGCACCTGCCTCCCAGGAGCCCTCCCCTGCCGCTTCTGCCGAGGCTGATGGCAAG TTAATTCAGgacaacagaagagaaactaAAAAT GTTGCATCTGCAGGTGGTGGAATTGGAGATGGTGGTCGAATTGGAGATGGTGGTCAGGAACCGACAACAGGCAACTGGAGAGGAATGCTGAAAACTTCAAAAGCTGAAGAATTACTTGctgaagaaaaatcaaaaccaattCCAATTATGCCAGCAAGTCCACAAAAAGGCCATGCTGTCAATTTGCTAGATGTG CCAGTTCCAGTTGCACGAAAACTGTCTGCCCGAGAACAGCGAGATTGTGAGGTTATTGAAAGACTCATCAAATCATATTTTCTAATTGTCAGAAAGAATATTCAAGACAG CGTCCCAAAGGCAGTAATGCATTTTTTGGTTAATCATGTGAAAGATACTCTTCAGAGTGAATTAGTAGGGCAGCTGTATAAGTCATCCTTATTAGATGACCTTCTGACTGAATCCGAGGACATGGCACAGCGAAGAAAAGAAGCGGCTGACATGCTGAAG GCATTACAAGGAGCCAGTCAAATTATTGCTGAAATCCGAGAGACTCATCTTTGGTGA
- the Dnm1l gene encoding dynamin-1-like protein isoform X12, giving the protein MEALIPVINKLQDVFNTVGADIIQLPQIVVVGTQSSGKSSVLESLVGRDLLPRGTGVVTRRPLILQLVHVSPEDKRKTTGEENGKFQSWRVEAEEWGKFLHTKNKLYTDFDEIRQEIENETERISGNNKGVSPEPIHLKVFSPNVVNLTLVDLPGMTKVPVGDQPKDIELQIRELILRFISNPNSIILAVTAANTDMATSEALKISREVDPDGRRTLAVITKLDLMDAGTDAMDVLMGRVIPVKLGIIGVVNRSQLDINNKKSVTDSIRDEYAFLQKKYPSLANRNGTKYLARTLNRLLMHHIRDCLPELKTRINVLAAQYQSLLNSYGEPVDDKSATLLQLITKFATEYCNTIEGTAKYIETSELCGGARICYIFHETFGRTLESVDPLGGLNTIDILTAIRNATGPRPALFVPEVSFELLVKRQIKRLEEPSLRCVELVHEEMQRIIQHCSNYSTQELLRFPKLHDAIVEVVTCLLRKRLPVTNEMVHNLVAIELAYINTKHPDFADACGLMNNNIEEQRRNRLARELPSAVSRDKLIQDNRRETKNVASAGGGIGDGGRIGDGGQEPTTGNWRGMLKTSKAEELLAEEKSKPIPIMPASPQKGHAVNLLDVPVPVARKLSAREQRDCEVIERLIKSYFLIVRKNIQDSVPKAVMHFLVNHVKDTLQSELVGQLYKSSLLDDLLTESEDMAQRRKEAADMLKALQGASQIIAEIRETHLW; this is encoded by the exons AGCAGTGGAAAGAGCTCAGTGCTGGAAAGCCTAGTGGGGAGGGACCTTCTTCCCAGAGGGACTGGTGTGGTCACCCGGAGACCTCTTATTCTGCAGCTGGTCCACGTTTCAccagaagataaaagaaaaacaacaggagaagaaaatggtAAATTTCAGAGCTGGa gagtTGAAGCAGAAGAATGGGGTAAATTTCTTCACACCAAAAACAAG cTTTACACAGATTTTGATGAAATTCGAcaagaaattgaaaatgaaactgaaagaatttcaggaaataaTAAG GGAGTAAGCCCTGAGCCAATCCATCTCAAGGTTTTCTCGCCCAACGTTGTCAACCTGACGCTTGTGGATTTACCAGGAATGACCAAA GTACCTGTAGGTGATCAGCCCAAGGATATTGAGCTTCAAATCAGAGAACTTATTCTTCGGTTCATCAGTAATCCCAATTCCATTATCCTTGCTGTCACTGCTGCAAATACAGATATGGCAACGTCAGAGGCACTTAAGATTTCCAGAGAGGTAGATCCAGATG GGCGCAGAACTCTAGCTGTAATCACCAAGCTTGATCTCATGGATGCGGGTACTGATGCCATGGATGTATTGATGGGAAGGGTTATTCCAGTCAAGCTTGGAATAATTGGAGTAGTTAACAG GAGCCAACTGGACATTAACAATAAGAAGAGTGTAACTGATTCAATCCGTGATGAGTATGCTTTTCTTCAAAAGAAGTACCCATCTCTGGCCAACAGAAATGGAACAAAGTATCTTGCTAGGACTCTGAATAG GTTACTTATGCATCATATCAGAGACTGTTTACCAGAGCTGAAAACAAGAATAAATGTCTTAGCTGCTCAGTATCAGTCTCTTCTAAATAGCTATGGTGAGCCCGTGGATGATAAAAGTGCTACTTTACTCCAGCTCATTACCAAGTTTGCCACAGAGTATTGTAACACTATTGAAGGAACGGCAAAGTACATTGAAACTTCTGAGCT ATGTGGTGGTGCTAGGATTTGTTATATTTTCCATGAGACTTTTGGGCGAACCTTAGAATCTGTTGATCCACTAGGTGGCCTTAACACTATTGACATCTTGACCGCCATTAGAAATGCTACT GGCCCCCGTCCAGCTTTATTTGTGCCTGAAGTTTCATTTGAGTTACTGGTCAAACGTCAGATTAAGCGTCTAGAGGAGCCCAGCCTCCGCTGTGTGGAGCTGGTCCACGAGGAAATGCAGAGGATCATTCAGCACTGTAGCAACTACAGCACACAG GAACTGTTACGGTTCCCTAAACTCCATGATGCCATAGTTGAAGTAGTGACTTGTCTTCTTCGTAAAAGGTTGCCCGTGACAAATGAAATG gTACATAACTTAGTGGCAATTGAGCTAGCATATATCAACACAAAACACCCCGACTTTGCTGATGCCTGTGGGCTAATGAACAATAACATAGAG gaacaaagaagaaacagactAGCAAGAGAACTACCTTCCGCTGTATCGCGAGacaag TTAATTCAGgacaacagaagagaaactaAAAAT GTTGCATCTGCAGGTGGTGGAATTGGAGATGGTGGTCGAATTGGAGATGGTGGTCAGGAACCGACAACAGGCAACTGGAGAGGAATGCTGAAAACTTCAAAAGCTGAAGAATTACTTGctgaagaaaaatcaaaaccaattCCAATTATGCCAGCAAGTCCACAAAAAGGCCATGCTGTCAATTTGCTAGATGTG CCAGTTCCAGTTGCACGAAAACTGTCTGCCCGAGAACAGCGAGATTGTGAGGTTATTGAAAGACTCATCAAATCATATTTTCTAATTGTCAGAAAGAATATTCAAGACAG CGTCCCAAAGGCAGTAATGCATTTTTTGGTTAATCATGTGAAAGATACTCTTCAGAGTGAATTAGTAGGGCAGCTGTATAAGTCATCCTTATTAGATGACCTTCTGACTGAATCCGAGGACATGGCACAGCGAAGAAAAGAAGCGGCTGACATGCTGAAG GCATTACAAGGAGCCAGTCAAATTATTGCTGAAATCCGAGAGACTCATCTTTGGTGA
- the Dnm1l gene encoding dynamin-1-like protein produces the protein MEALIPVINKLQDVFNTVGADIIQLPQIVVVGTQSSGKSSVLESLVGRDLLPRGTGVVTRRPLILQLVHVSPEDKRKTTGEENGVEAEEWGKFLHTKNKLYTDFDEIRQEIENETERISGNNKGVSPEPIHLKVFSPNVVNLTLVDLPGMTKVPVGDQPKDIELQIRELILRFISNPNSIILAVTAANTDMATSEALKISREVDPDGRRTLAVITKLDLMDAGTDAMDVLMGRVIPVKLGIIGVVNRSQLDINNKKSVTDSIRDEYAFLQKKYPSLANRNGTKYLARTLNRLLMHHIRDCLPELKTRINVLAAQYQSLLNSYGEPVDDKSATLLQLITKFATEYCNTIEGTAKYIETSELCGGARICYIFHETFGRTLESVDPLGGLNTIDILTAIRNATGPRPALFVPEVSFELLVKRQIKRLEEPSLRCVELVHEEMQRIIQHCSNYSTQELLRFPKLHDAIVEVVTCLLRKRLPVTNEMVHNLVAIELAYINTKHPDFADACGLMNNNIEEQRRNRLARELPSAVSRDKLIQDNRRETKNVASAGGGIGDGGRIGDGGQEPTTGNWRGMLKTSKAEELLAEEKSKPIPIMPASPQKGHAVNLLDVPVPVARKLSAREQRDCEVIERLIKSYFLIVRKNIQDSVPKAVMHFLVNHVKDTLQSELVGQLYKSSLLDDLLTESEDMAQRRKEAADMLKALQGASQIIAEIRETHLW, from the exons AGCAGTGGAAAGAGCTCAGTGCTGGAAAGCCTAGTGGGGAGGGACCTTCTTCCCAGAGGGACTGGTGTGGTCACCCGGAGACCTCTTATTCTGCAGCTGGTCCACGTTTCAccagaagataaaagaaaaacaacaggagaagaaaatg gagtTGAAGCAGAAGAATGGGGTAAATTTCTTCACACCAAAAACAAG cTTTACACAGATTTTGATGAAATTCGAcaagaaattgaaaatgaaactgaaagaatttcaggaaataaTAAG GGAGTAAGCCCTGAGCCAATCCATCTCAAGGTTTTCTCGCCCAACGTTGTCAACCTGACGCTTGTGGATTTACCAGGAATGACCAAA GTACCTGTAGGTGATCAGCCCAAGGATATTGAGCTTCAAATCAGAGAACTTATTCTTCGGTTCATCAGTAATCCCAATTCCATTATCCTTGCTGTCACTGCTGCAAATACAGATATGGCAACGTCAGAGGCACTTAAGATTTCCAGAGAGGTAGATCCAGATG GGCGCAGAACTCTAGCTGTAATCACCAAGCTTGATCTCATGGATGCGGGTACTGATGCCATGGATGTATTGATGGGAAGGGTTATTCCAGTCAAGCTTGGAATAATTGGAGTAGTTAACAG GAGCCAACTGGACATTAACAATAAGAAGAGTGTAACTGATTCAATCCGTGATGAGTATGCTTTTCTTCAAAAGAAGTACCCATCTCTGGCCAACAGAAATGGAACAAAGTATCTTGCTAGGACTCTGAATAG GTTACTTATGCATCATATCAGAGACTGTTTACCAGAGCTGAAAACAAGAATAAATGTCTTAGCTGCTCAGTATCAGTCTCTTCTAAATAGCTATGGTGAGCCCGTGGATGATAAAAGTGCTACTTTACTCCAGCTCATTACCAAGTTTGCCACAGAGTATTGTAACACTATTGAAGGAACGGCAAAGTACATTGAAACTTCTGAGCT ATGTGGTGGTGCTAGGATTTGTTATATTTTCCATGAGACTTTTGGGCGAACCTTAGAATCTGTTGATCCACTAGGTGGCCTTAACACTATTGACATCTTGACCGCCATTAGAAATGCTACT GGCCCCCGTCCAGCTTTATTTGTGCCTGAAGTTTCATTTGAGTTACTGGTCAAACGTCAGATTAAGCGTCTAGAGGAGCCCAGCCTCCGCTGTGTGGAGCTGGTCCACGAGGAAATGCAGAGGATCATTCAGCACTGTAGCAACTACAGCACACAG GAACTGTTACGGTTCCCTAAACTCCATGATGCCATAGTTGAAGTAGTGACTTGTCTTCTTCGTAAAAGGTTGCCCGTGACAAATGAAATG gTACATAACTTAGTGGCAATTGAGCTAGCATATATCAACACAAAACACCCCGACTTTGCTGATGCCTGTGGGCTAATGAACAATAACATAGAG gaacaaagaagaaacagactAGCAAGAGAACTACCTTCCGCTGTATCGCGAGacaag TTAATTCAGgacaacagaagagaaactaAAAAT GTTGCATCTGCAGGTGGTGGAATTGGAGATGGTGGTCGAATTGGAGATGGTGGTCAGGAACCGACAACAGGCAACTGGAGAGGAATGCTGAAAACTTCAAAAGCTGAAGAATTACTTGctgaagaaaaatcaaaaccaattCCAATTATGCCAGCAAGTCCACAAAAAGGCCATGCTGTCAATTTGCTAGATGTG CCAGTTCCAGTTGCACGAAAACTGTCTGCCCGAGAACAGCGAGATTGTGAGGTTATTGAAAGACTCATCAAATCATATTTTCTAATTGTCAGAAAGAATATTCAAGACAG CGTCCCAAAGGCAGTAATGCATTTTTTGGTTAATCATGTGAAAGATACTCTTCAGAGTGAATTAGTAGGGCAGCTGTATAAGTCATCCTTATTAGATGACCTTCTGACTGAATCCGAGGACATGGCACAGCGAAGAAAAGAAGCGGCTGACATGCTGAAG GCATTACAAGGAGCCAGTCAAATTATTGCTGAAATCCGAGAGACTCATCTTTGGTGA
- the Dnm1l gene encoding dynamin-1-like protein isoform X15 yields the protein MEALIPVINKLQDVFNTVGADIIQLPQIVVVGTQSSGKSSVLESLVGRDLLPRGTGVVTRRPLILQLVHVSPEDKRKTTGEENGVEAEEWGKFLHTKNKLYTDFDEIRQEIENETERISGNNKGVSPEPIHLKVFSPNVVNLTLVDLPGMTKVPVGDQPKDIELQIRELILRFISNPNSIILAVTAANTDMATSEALKISREVDPDGRRTLAVITKLDLMDAGTDAMDVLMGRVIPVKLGIIGVVNRSQLDINNKKSVTDSIRDEYAFLQKKYPSLANRNGTKYLARTLNRLLMHHIRDCLPELKTRINVLAAQYQSLLNSYGEPVDDKSATLLQLITKFATEYCNTIEGTAKYIETSELCGGARICYIFHETFGRTLESVDPLGGLNTIDILTAIRNATGPRPALFVPEVSFELLVKRQIKRLEEPSLRCVELVHEEMQRIIQHCSNYSTQELLRFPKLHDAIVEVVTCLLRKRLPVTNEMVHNLVAIELAYINTKHPDFADACGLMNNNIEEQRRNRLARELPSAVSRDKVASAGGGIGDGGRIGDGGQEPTTGNWRGMLKTSKAEELLAEEKSKPIPIMPASPQKGHAVNLLDVPVPVARKLSAREQRDCEVIERLIKSYFLIVRKNIQDSVPKAVMHFLVNHVKDTLQSELVGQLYKSSLLDDLLTESEDMAQRRKEAADMLKALQGASQIIAEIRETHLW from the exons AGCAGTGGAAAGAGCTCAGTGCTGGAAAGCCTAGTGGGGAGGGACCTTCTTCCCAGAGGGACTGGTGTGGTCACCCGGAGACCTCTTATTCTGCAGCTGGTCCACGTTTCAccagaagataaaagaaaaacaacaggagaagaaaatg gagtTGAAGCAGAAGAATGGGGTAAATTTCTTCACACCAAAAACAAG cTTTACACAGATTTTGATGAAATTCGAcaagaaattgaaaatgaaactgaaagaatttcaggaaataaTAAG GGAGTAAGCCCTGAGCCAATCCATCTCAAGGTTTTCTCGCCCAACGTTGTCAACCTGACGCTTGTGGATTTACCAGGAATGACCAAA GTACCTGTAGGTGATCAGCCCAAGGATATTGAGCTTCAAATCAGAGAACTTATTCTTCGGTTCATCAGTAATCCCAATTCCATTATCCTTGCTGTCACTGCTGCAAATACAGATATGGCAACGTCAGAGGCACTTAAGATTTCCAGAGAGGTAGATCCAGATG GGCGCAGAACTCTAGCTGTAATCACCAAGCTTGATCTCATGGATGCGGGTACTGATGCCATGGATGTATTGATGGGAAGGGTTATTCCAGTCAAGCTTGGAATAATTGGAGTAGTTAACAG GAGCCAACTGGACATTAACAATAAGAAGAGTGTAACTGATTCAATCCGTGATGAGTATGCTTTTCTTCAAAAGAAGTACCCATCTCTGGCCAACAGAAATGGAACAAAGTATCTTGCTAGGACTCTGAATAG GTTACTTATGCATCATATCAGAGACTGTTTACCAGAGCTGAAAACAAGAATAAATGTCTTAGCTGCTCAGTATCAGTCTCTTCTAAATAGCTATGGTGAGCCCGTGGATGATAAAAGTGCTACTTTACTCCAGCTCATTACCAAGTTTGCCACAGAGTATTGTAACACTATTGAAGGAACGGCAAAGTACATTGAAACTTCTGAGCT ATGTGGTGGTGCTAGGATTTGTTATATTTTCCATGAGACTTTTGGGCGAACCTTAGAATCTGTTGATCCACTAGGTGGCCTTAACACTATTGACATCTTGACCGCCATTAGAAATGCTACT GGCCCCCGTCCAGCTTTATTTGTGCCTGAAGTTTCATTTGAGTTACTGGTCAAACGTCAGATTAAGCGTCTAGAGGAGCCCAGCCTCCGCTGTGTGGAGCTGGTCCACGAGGAAATGCAGAGGATCATTCAGCACTGTAGCAACTACAGCACACAG GAACTGTTACGGTTCCCTAAACTCCATGATGCCATAGTTGAAGTAGTGACTTGTCTTCTTCGTAAAAGGTTGCCCGTGACAAATGAAATG gTACATAACTTAGTGGCAATTGAGCTAGCATATATCAACACAAAACACCCCGACTTTGCTGATGCCTGTGGGCTAATGAACAATAACATAGAG gaacaaagaagaaacagactAGCAAGAGAACTACCTTCCGCTGTATCGCGAGacaag GTTGCATCTGCAGGTGGTGGAATTGGAGATGGTGGTCGAATTGGAGATGGTGGTCAGGAACCGACAACAGGCAACTGGAGAGGAATGCTGAAAACTTCAAAAGCTGAAGAATTACTTGctgaagaaaaatcaaaaccaattCCAATTATGCCAGCAAGTCCACAAAAAGGCCATGCTGTCAATTTGCTAGATGTG CCAGTTCCAGTTGCACGAAAACTGTCTGCCCGAGAACAGCGAGATTGTGAGGTTATTGAAAGACTCATCAAATCATATTTTCTAATTGTCAGAAAGAATATTCAAGACAG CGTCCCAAAGGCAGTAATGCATTTTTTGGTTAATCATGTGAAAGATACTCTTCAGAGTGAATTAGTAGGGCAGCTGTATAAGTCATCCTTATTAGATGACCTTCTGACTGAATCCGAGGACATGGCACAGCGAAGAAAAGAAGCGGCTGACATGCTGAAG GCATTACAAGGAGCCAGTCAAATTATTGCTGAAATCCGAGAGACTCATCTTTGGTGA
- the Dnm1l gene encoding dynamin-1-like protein isoform X7, which translates to MEALIPVINKLQDVFNTVGADIIQLPQIVVVGTQSSGKSSVLESLVGRDLLPRGTGVVTRRPLILQLVHVSPEDKRKTTGEENGKFQSWRVEAEEWGKFLHTKNKLYTDFDEIRQEIENETERISGNNKGVSPEPIHLKVFSPNVVNLTLVDLPGMTKVPVGDQPKDIELQIRELILRFISNPNSIILAVTAANTDMATSEALKISREVDPDGRRTLAVITKLDLMDAGTDAMDVLMGRVIPVKLGIIGVVNRSQLDINNKKSVTDSIRDEYAFLQKKYPSLANRNGTKYLARTLNRLLMHHIRDCLPELKTRINVLAAQYQSLLNSYGEPVDDKSATLLQLITKFATEYCNTIEGTAKYIETSELCGGARICYIFHETFGRTLESVDPLGGLNTIDILTAIRNATGPRPALFVPEVSFELLVKRQIKRLEEPSLRCVELVHEEMQRIIQHCSNYSTQELLRFPKLHDAIVEVVTCLLRKRLPVTNEMVHNLVAIELAYINTKHPDFADACGLMNNNIEEQRRNRLARELPSAVSRDKSSKVPSALAPASQEPSPAASAEADGKVASAGGGIGDGGRIGDGGQEPTTGNWRGMLKTSKAEELLAEEKSKPIPIMPASPQKGHAVNLLDVPVPVARKLSAREQRDCEVIERLIKSYFLIVRKNIQDSVPKAVMHFLVNHVKDTLQSELVGQLYKSSLLDDLLTESEDMAQRRKEAADMLKALQGASQIIAEIRETHLW; encoded by the exons AGCAGTGGAAAGAGCTCAGTGCTGGAAAGCCTAGTGGGGAGGGACCTTCTTCCCAGAGGGACTGGTGTGGTCACCCGGAGACCTCTTATTCTGCAGCTGGTCCACGTTTCAccagaagataaaagaaaaacaacaggagaagaaaatggtAAATTTCAGAGCTGGa gagtTGAAGCAGAAGAATGGGGTAAATTTCTTCACACCAAAAACAAG cTTTACACAGATTTTGATGAAATTCGAcaagaaattgaaaatgaaactgaaagaatttcaggaaataaTAAG GGAGTAAGCCCTGAGCCAATCCATCTCAAGGTTTTCTCGCCCAACGTTGTCAACCTGACGCTTGTGGATTTACCAGGAATGACCAAA GTACCTGTAGGTGATCAGCCCAAGGATATTGAGCTTCAAATCAGAGAACTTATTCTTCGGTTCATCAGTAATCCCAATTCCATTATCCTTGCTGTCACTGCTGCAAATACAGATATGGCAACGTCAGAGGCACTTAAGATTTCCAGAGAGGTAGATCCAGATG GGCGCAGAACTCTAGCTGTAATCACCAAGCTTGATCTCATGGATGCGGGTACTGATGCCATGGATGTATTGATGGGAAGGGTTATTCCAGTCAAGCTTGGAATAATTGGAGTAGTTAACAG GAGCCAACTGGACATTAACAATAAGAAGAGTGTAACTGATTCAATCCGTGATGAGTATGCTTTTCTTCAAAAGAAGTACCCATCTCTGGCCAACAGAAATGGAACAAAGTATCTTGCTAGGACTCTGAATAG GTTACTTATGCATCATATCAGAGACTGTTTACCAGAGCTGAAAACAAGAATAAATGTCTTAGCTGCTCAGTATCAGTCTCTTCTAAATAGCTATGGTGAGCCCGTGGATGATAAAAGTGCTACTTTACTCCAGCTCATTACCAAGTTTGCCACAGAGTATTGTAACACTATTGAAGGAACGGCAAAGTACATTGAAACTTCTGAGCT ATGTGGTGGTGCTAGGATTTGTTATATTTTCCATGAGACTTTTGGGCGAACCTTAGAATCTGTTGATCCACTAGGTGGCCTTAACACTATTGACATCTTGACCGCCATTAGAAATGCTACT GGCCCCCGTCCAGCTTTATTTGTGCCTGAAGTTTCATTTGAGTTACTGGTCAAACGTCAGATTAAGCGTCTAGAGGAGCCCAGCCTCCGCTGTGTGGAGCTGGTCCACGAGGAAATGCAGAGGATCATTCAGCACTGTAGCAACTACAGCACACAG GAACTGTTACGGTTCCCTAAACTCCATGATGCCATAGTTGAAGTAGTGACTTGTCTTCTTCGTAAAAGGTTGCCCGTGACAAATGAAATG gTACATAACTTAGTGGCAATTGAGCTAGCATATATCAACACAAAACACCCCGACTTTGCTGATGCCTGTGGGCTAATGAACAATAACATAGAG gaacaaagaagaaacagactAGCAAGAGAACTACCTTCCGCTGTATCGCGAGacaag TCTTCTAAAGTTCCAAGTGCTTTGGCACCTGCCTCCCAGGAGCCCTCCCCTGCCGCTTCTGCCGAGGCTGATGGCAAG GTTGCATCTGCAGGTGGTGGAATTGGAGATGGTGGTCGAATTGGAGATGGTGGTCAGGAACCGACAACAGGCAACTGGAGAGGAATGCTGAAAACTTCAAAAGCTGAAGAATTACTTGctgaagaaaaatcaaaaccaattCCAATTATGCCAGCAAGTCCACAAAAAGGCCATGCTGTCAATTTGCTAGATGTG CCAGTTCCAGTTGCACGAAAACTGTCTGCCCGAGAACAGCGAGATTGTGAGGTTATTGAAAGACTCATCAAATCATATTTTCTAATTGTCAGAAAGAATATTCAAGACAG CGTCCCAAAGGCAGTAATGCATTTTTTGGTTAATCATGTGAAAGATACTCTTCAGAGTGAATTAGTAGGGCAGCTGTATAAGTCATCCTTATTAGATGACCTTCTGACTGAATCCGAGGACATGGCACAGCGAAGAAAAGAAGCGGCTGACATGCTGAAG GCATTACAAGGAGCCAGTCAAATTATTGCTGAAATCCGAGAGACTCATCTTTGGTGA